Proteins encoded in a region of the Methanofollis tationis genome:
- a CDS encoding thioredoxin family protein translates to MGRPVLIDFFSAWCEPCTRQTAIVDELAARIGDAVEFRKIDVGERRDLIAKYQLVTVPTIVIEKDGQVVKRFERLTDAGTLETILTSLIDDHA, encoded by the coding sequence ATGGGAAGGCCGGTGCTCATCGATTTCTTCTCGGCATGGTGCGAGCCCTGCACAAGGCAGACGGCGATCGTCGACGAACTGGCGGCTCGCATCGGGGATGCAGTTGAATTCAGGAAGATCGACGTCGGCGAGAGGCGGGACCTGATTGCGAAATACCAGCTGGTGACCGTCCCGACGATCGTGATCGAAAAAGACGGACAGGTCGTGAAACGCTTTGAACGCCTCACCGACGCCGGGACCCTCGAAACAATTTTAACTTCTCTGATCGATGATCATGCATAA
- the trxA gene encoding thioredoxin has protein sequence MSKPVLTDFFATWCGPCKMQTPILEELGQKLGESVEIRKVDVDQNMEAATKYGIRVVPTLIIEKDGIVMHKLEGVTRADTLEQILKPLIEE, from the coding sequence ATGAGCAAACCAGTACTGACGGACTTTTTTGCGACCTGGTGTGGGCCGTGCAAGATGCAGACGCCGATCCTCGAGGAACTCGGACAGAAACTCGGTGAGAGCGTCGAGATCAGGAAGGTGGACGTGGACCAGAACATGGAGGCGGCGACGAAGTACGGTATCAGGGTGGTCCCCACGCTGATCATCGAGAAAGACGGCATTGTCATGCATAAACTCGAAGGAGTTACCCGCGCCGACACCCTCGAGCAGATCCTCAAACCCCTGATCGAAGAGTAA
- a CDS encoding preprotein translocase subunit SecD, translating to MSNDTLRKLMSDWRVILVVILVAASIVAIGPHFEDGKFTTNLQYGLDLQEGSWLQMEFQAEVLTVQTDRSIDRLAENLSRTLDTEVIVAADDQIEIRKKFSQEELQPILLAEGATIVTYNPGVSKETAEDVKRILENKVNSLGTKDARVNILTGLNGVTRYVRVELAGVDMATANEVVGQQGKFEIRVQTTGSESQHVLFGDAVTSVSVPTVYPPGSDMWGVGFTLSEAGAKAFREAAISSNAVNDPENHELIMLLDNTTVYSAPLSPNLAAKLKAEPIRELRASTGTGDAGMQDALNLEIHLRAGALPVDVTVAGSGSVSATLGDYFKIVAFAAAALALIVVGVVVYFRYREPSIVLPMIAINLAEIVILLGIARYIQQLDLASIAGIIAVMGTGIDQLVVITDEVLYEGRVPSPSVYLKRLARALGIIVVAASTTFIAMLPLALMDLSTLRGFAIITILGVLIGVLVTRPAYGKIIMAILSK from the coding sequence ATGAGCAACGATACCCTCAGAAAACTGATGAGTGACTGGCGTGTCATCCTCGTCGTCATCCTGGTCGCCGCTTCCATCGTCGCCATCGGACCCCACTTTGAGGACGGGAAATTCACGACCAACCTCCAGTACGGCCTCGACCTCCAGGAAGGCTCCTGGCTCCAGATGGAGTTCCAGGCAGAGGTGCTCACCGTCCAGACCGACCGGTCCATCGACCGTCTGGCAGAGAACCTCAGCCGGACCCTGGACACCGAGGTGATCGTCGCCGCAGACGATCAGATTGAGATCAGAAAGAAATTCTCTCAGGAAGAACTCCAGCCAATCCTCCTGGCAGAGGGTGCGACGATCGTCACCTACAACCCCGGCGTCTCAAAGGAGACTGCTGAGGATGTGAAACGCATCCTTGAAAACAAGGTCAACAGTCTCGGCACCAAGGACGCCCGGGTGAACATCCTGACCGGCCTCAACGGGGTCACACGCTATGTGCGCGTCGAACTTGCAGGCGTCGACATGGCGACGGCGAACGAAGTCGTCGGCCAGCAGGGCAAGTTCGAGATCAGGGTCCAGACCACAGGCAGCGAGAGCCAGCATGTGCTCTTCGGCGACGCCGTCACCAGTGTGTCGGTCCCGACCGTCTACCCGCCGGGATCGGATATGTGGGGCGTCGGGTTCACTCTCAGCGAAGCAGGAGCAAAAGCCTTCAGAGAGGCGGCGATCTCCTCTAACGCCGTCAACGACCCGGAGAACCACGAGTTGATCATGCTCCTGGACAACACCACGGTCTACTCGGCGCCGCTCTCCCCGAACCTTGCCGCAAAACTGAAAGCGGAACCGATCCGCGAACTCCGCGCCTCCACCGGCACCGGGGATGCGGGTATGCAGGACGCCCTGAACCTCGAGATCCACCTGCGTGCCGGCGCCCTGCCGGTGGATGTGACCGTGGCGGGCTCGGGCTCGGTCTCGGCCACGCTCGGGGACTACTTCAAGATCGTCGCCTTTGCCGCGGCGGCCCTTGCGCTGATCGTCGTCGGTGTTGTGGTCTACTTCAGGTACCGCGAGCCGAGCATTGTGTTACCGATGATCGCGATCAACCTCGCCGAGATCGTGATCCTCCTCGGGATTGCCCGCTATATCCAGCAGCTGGACCTCGCCTCGATTGCCGGTATCATCGCCGTGATGGGCACGGGCATCGACCAGCTCGTCGTCATCACCGATGAGGTGCTCTACGAGGGACGGGTGCCCTCGCCGAGCGTCTATCTGAAGAGGCTGGCGCGGGCCCTCGGGATCATCGTCGTGGCCGCGTCGACCACCTTCATCGCCATGCTCCCGCTTGCTCTGATGGACCTCTCGACCCTGCGGGGCTTTGCGATCATCACGATCCTGGGCGTGCTCATCGGCGTGCTGGTAACAAGGCCTGCATACGGAAAGATCATCATGGCGATCCTCTCGAAATAG